A window of Puntigrus tetrazona isolate hp1 chromosome 11, ASM1883169v1, whole genome shotgun sequence contains these coding sequences:
- the aldh4a1 gene encoding delta-1-pyrroline-5-carboxylate dehydrogenase, mitochondrial: protein MLRMRSVIYQSWKGFKTFPCAAVEVKNEAILEFKEGSKDRSELQKALQNLKGKTEEIPCVIGNEEVWTKDIRYQLSPFNHSHKVSKFCYADKELINKAIEASVAARREWDLKPVTDRAQIFLKAADIISGPKRADVLAKTMIGQGKTVVQAEIDAAAELIDFFRFNAKHAIELEQQQPLDSDGSTNTMLYRGLEGFVAAVAPFNFTAIGGNLAGTPAIMGNVVLWKPSDTAMSASYAVYKILRESGLPPNIIQFVPADGPVFGDSITSSEHLAGINFTGSVPTFKRLWKQVAQNLDIYRNFPRVAGECGGKNFHFVHKSADILSVVNGTIRSAFEYGGQKCSACSRMYVPDSLWPQIKQELLNVHKQIKLGDPVEDFSTFLSAVIDDKSFSRNKGWLEHAKTSPHLKIIAGGNCDNTKGYFVEPTIIETTDPQEKIMNEEIFGPILTVYIYPENDYKKVLHLIDNTSPYALTGAIFSQDKNVIDEAGKTLRNAAGNYYVNDKSTGSVVAQQPFGGARASGTNDKPGGPHYVLRWTSPQVVKQTHVPLTEWKYPYMG from the exons GTTTAAGACCTTTCCATGTGCAGCTGTGGAGGTGAAGAATGAGGCCATACTGGAGTTCAAAGAGGGCAGTAAAGATAGATCAGAACTGCAAAAG GCGTTACAAAACTTGAAGGGAAAGACAGAAGAAATTCCATGTGTGATTGGAAATGAAGAAGTGTGGACCAAAGATATCAGATACCAGCTGTCT CCATTCAACCACTCTCACAAAGTGTCCAAGTTCTGCTATGCCGATAAG GAGCTAATAAATAAAGCCATCGAGGCCTCTGTCGCAGCTCGAAGGGAATGGGATCTTAAACCTGTCACAGATCGAGCACAGATCTTCTTAAAAGCTGCTGACATCATCAGTGGACCCAAAAGAGCAGACGTTCTGGCCAAGACCATGATCGGACAG GGTAAGACTGTGGTTCAGGCTGAGATTGACGCTGCTGCAGAACTCATTGACTTCTTCAGGTTCAATGCCAAACATGCAATTGAACTGGAACAGCAGCAGCCATTGGACAGTGATGGAAGTACTAACACCATGCTGTATCGTGGGCTGGAG GGTTTTGTAGCTGCCGTTGCACCTTTTAACTTCACAGCAATTGGTGGAAACCTGGCCGGCACCCCTGCTATCATG GGTAATGTGGTGTTGTGGAAACCCAGTGACACGGCCATGTCTGCCAGCTATGCCGTCTATAAGATCCTGAGAGAGTCTGGATTGCCACCTAATATTATCCAGTTTGTCCCAGCTGATGGTCCAGTGTTTGGAGACAGCATCACGTCCTCTGAGCACCTGGCTGGCATTAACTTCACCGGCAGTGTGCC GACTTTCAAACGATTGTGGAAGCAGGTCGCCCAGAATCTGGACATCTACAGGAATTTCCCTCGTGTTGCTGGAG AATGCGGTGGCAAGAACTTCCACTTTGTGCATAAGTCAGCAGACATTCTTAGTGTGGTAAATGGCACCATCCGTTCGGCCTTTGAGTATGGAGGACAGAAGTGTTCAGCCTGTTCCCGGATGTATGTACCAGACTCTCTGTGGCCTCAGATCAAACAGGAACTCCTGAATGTgcacaaacaaatcaaattgGGAGAC CCAGTTGAAGATTTCAGCACTTTCTTGTCAGCAGTCATTGATGATAAG TCCTTCTCTAGGAACAAGGGATGGCTGGAACATGCCAAAACATCTCCACATCTGAAGATCATTGCTGGAGGAAACTGTGATAATACAAAAGGATATTTCGTAGAACCCACTATTATTGAAACCACTGACCCACAAGAGAAAATCATGAATGAG GAGATCTTCGGGCCTATCCTGACAGTTTACATTTACCCTGAAAATGACTACAAGAAGGTCCTGCACTTAATAGACAACACTTCTCCCTATGCCCTGACAGGAGCCATCTTTTCACAAGATAA GAATGTTATTGATGAGGCAGGAAAGACTCTGAGAAATGCTGCTGGaaattattatgtaaatgataaGTCCACAGGATCCGTTGTGGCCCAGCAGCCATTTGGTGGCGCCAGAGCATCAG GCACCAATGACAAGCCTGGTGGCCCACACTATGTCCTCCGATGGACGTCCCCGCAGGTTGTCAAACAAACCCACGTACCTCTTACAGAATGGAAATATCCCTACATGGGCTAA
- the LOC122353703 gene encoding transcription factor HES-5-like, with protein sequence MAPIYMTDYSKLSNKEKHKLRKPVVEKMRRDRINNCIEQLKSMLEKEFQQQDPNTKLEKADILEMTVVFLKQQLQPKTSATKKAHFDGYSQCWRETMTFLSGNTKVDTVRQHLNHYQEAQRLSKELTHVSPAAHQSSKVKQEPCALWRPW encoded by the exons ATGGCTCCAATCTACATGACTGACTACTCTAAACTTTCCAACAAGGAAAAGCATAAA TTGAGAAAACCAGTTGTGGAAAAGATGCGTAGAGATCGCATTAACAACTGCATCGAGCAACTCAAATCCATGCTGGAGAAGGAGTTTCAACAACAAGATCCAAACACCAAGCTGGAGAAAGCCGACATCCTAGAGATGACGGTGGTTTTTCTGAAACAGCAGCTGCAGCCCAAGACTTCGGCTACAAAGAAAGCCCACTTTGATGGCTACTCTCAGTGCTGGAGGGAGACCATGACCTTCTTATCTGGTAACACTAAGGTGGACACTGTACGTCAGCATCTGAACCACTACCAAGAAGCCCAAAGATTGTCTAAAGAGCTCACTCACGTGTCTCCAGCTGCCCATCAGTCCAGCAAGGTCAAGCAGGAACCATGTGCTCTCTGGAGACCCTGGTAG
- the her2 gene encoding hairy-related 2, whose translation MAPTVCKLTQDGKDKTKIRKPVVEKMRRDRINRCIEQLKVLLKAEIKASQSYSKVEKADVLEMAVIYLKNSTWPRASSASADAHAQSYAEGFYRCIEETTRFLSYRNQQHISQSVLMGDFDGTQQDNVSAQDCQIASKSTGVQALWRPW comes from the exons ATGGCGCCTACTGTTTGCAAACTCACTCAGGATGGAAAGGATAAAACAAAA aTTAGAAAACCAGTGGTGGAGAAGATGCGCAGAGATCGTATTAACAGATGCATTGAACAGCTAAAAGTTCTGCTGAAAGCCGAGATAAAAGCCAGTCAGTCTTACTCTAAAGTAGAGAAGGCTGACGTCCTGGAAATGGCTGTCATTTACCTGAAGAACAGCACGTGGCCGCGGGCGTCGTCGGCGAGCGCGGATGCGCATGCGCAAAGCTACGCCGAAGGTTTCTACAGGTGTATAGAGGAAACAACGCGATTCCTGTCGTATCGCAACCAGCAACATATCAGCCAGTCAGTTTTAATGGGTGACTTTGACGGAACCCAGCAAGACAACGTGAGCGCGCAAGACTGTCAGATCGCGTCAAAGAGCACCGGAGTGCAGGCACTTTGGAGACCCTGGTGA
- the LOC122354477 gene encoding transcription factor HES-5-like gives MAPTYMTDYSKLSNKEKHKLRKPVVEKMRRDRINNCIEQLKSMLEKEFHQQDPNTKLEKADILEMTVAFLKQQLQPKTSAPQNAHFDGYSQCWRETMSFLSGNTKVDAVRQHLKHYQEGQRPSEELIHVSPASHQPIKVKQEPCAHIPLWRPW, from the exons ATGGCTCCAACCTACATGACTGACTACTCTAAACTTTCCAACAAGGAAAAGCATAAA TTAAGAAAACCAGTGGTGGAAAAGATGCGCCGTGATCGCATTAACAACTGCATCGAGCAGCTCAAATCTATGCTGGAGAAGGAGTTTCACCAGCAAGATCCAAACACTAAGCTGGAGAAAGCTGACATCTTGGAGATGACGGTGGCTTTTCTGAAGCAGCAACTGCAGCCCAAGACCTCAGCTCCACAGAATGCCCACTTTGATGGCTACTCCCAGTGTTGGAGGGAGACTATGAGCTTCTTATCTGGAAACACCAAGGTGGATGCTGTACGTCAGCATCTGAAACACTACCAAGAAGGCCAGAGACCATCTGAAGAGCTTATTCATGTGTCTCCAGCTTCCCATCAGCCCATCAAGGTCAAGCAGGAACCATGTGCTCACATACCTCTCTGGAGACCCTGGTAG